Sequence from the Streptomyces sp. NBC_00440 genome:
CGGCGGCCGGGGACACGGCGATCAGATCTTCCACCGTCGCGGTGTTGAGCGGCTGCTTGGCGGGGCCCCAGTGGTCGTCGGCCTTGTACGCGAGGAGGCCGTCGATCTCGCCCCGGGGCGAGCGGTACACCGCGTAGAAGGGCTCGGTCCACGGCCGGCCCGGCACCTGGTCGAGGCCCGTCTGCAGGGCCCACCAGCGTTCGTTCCTGCTGACCGCGCCGGGCTGCGACTTCCGGAAACGGGCGTGCAGTTCGGGGCCGAGCTTCCGTACGTCCGCACCGTCGACCAGATCGATCCGGCCGCCACACTCCGGGCGGGCCCAGCGCGGGTCGAGTCCGGCGCGCGGCACGTCGACCGTCCAGTCGGTGGCCCAGGTCGCCGGGCCGAAGCCGAACCGGCCGTAGATCGGGTACTCGGCGGCGATCAGCGTGGCCAGCACTTCGCCGCGCTCCTTCGCCGCCGCCAGATCCACCGCCATCATCCGGCTGAGCAGACCGCGCCTGCGGTGCGTCGGGGTGACCGTGACGTGGGTGACCGCGTCGGACGGGAGCGAGGCTCCGCCGACGACGGTGATCTCCTGCGCGAAGGACCGGAAGGTCGCCACACAGCGCCCGCCGTCGAACGCGCCCCGGGTGCGGGCCAGATCCGTGTGCGGGAGGCGGCTGCGCACCTCCTCGTCGGAGGCCGACGGCGGCTGGAGGAAGCCGGTGTGACAGGCGCGGAGCCAGTCGGGGTACTCGGAATCGGAGATCGTACGGACGTCAACTGCCATGGTGGCCACGGTAAGCACCCCTCCTCGGACTGTCGCGCGAATTTCGGACCGGAGCCTGTGAAACCGCCACCGGACTGCCGCCGCCGGACCGCCGCCTCAGGACTGCCGCTTCCGGAATGGCCCTTCCGGAACAGCCACTTTCCGGAACAGCCTTTCCGGACCGGCGCTTTCAGACCGGCGCTTTCAGACCGCCGCGCGGATTTCGCCGACCTTCGCGGCGCCACCGAGCAGCGGCGCGTCCGCCAGCCTGGCCAGCACCGGGCTCTCCACGCCCATCCGTTCCAGGGTCCGCGCCAGCACAGGACCGAGCACCCGGGTCGCACCGTCGTCGACCTTGAAGGCGAGCGCCCGGCCGTCGGGGAGCGCCAGCGCCTGGACCGCCTCGGCGCCCATCTTGGAGAGCGTGCCCGGCAGCGCCCGCATCACCCATGTGTCGGGCCTGCGGGTCCCCGCGACGTACTCGGGGTGGGCGCGCATCGCGTCCGCGACCCGGCGCTCCGGCGACCCCTCGGGGGCCAGCACGAACGTACGGAACGCACGGGCCAGGCCCACCAGGCTGATCGCCATCAGCGGCGCCCCGCACCCGTCCGTACCGACCGACGCCACCCGCTCGCCCGCCGCCTCCTCGATCACCGTCAGCACCAGCCGCTGGAGCGGGTGGGAGGGGTCGAGGTAGGAGTCGGTGGGCCAGCCGTTCAGCGCGCAGACGGCCAGCATCGCGGTGTGCTTGCCCGAGCAGTTCATGGTGACCCGCTCACGCCCGTGGCCCGCGGCGAGATACCCCTCGGCCTCGACCGGGTCCAGCGGGAGATCGGCCGGGCACTGGAGATCGCTCTCCTGGAGCCCGTACTCACTGAGCATCGTGCGCACCAGCGCCCGCTGGAACTCCTCGCCCGAGTGGCTCGCCGAGGCCAGTGCCAGCCGCTCA
This genomic interval carries:
- a CDS encoding asparaginase; translation: MTASTTAPVSPVLAEVVRSGFVEGRHRGSLVVLAADGSVDYALGDPSLPVFPRSSNKPMQAAAILRAGLDLSGERLALASASHSGEEFQRALVRTMLSEYGLQESDLQCPADLPLDPVEAEGYLAAGHGRERVTMNCSGKHTAMLAVCALNGWPTDSYLDPSHPLQRLVLTVIEEAAGERVASVGTDGCGAPLMAISLVGLARAFRTFVLAPEGSPERRVADAMRAHPEYVAGTRRPDTWVMRALPGTLSKMGAEAVQALALPDGRALAFKVDDGATRVLGPVLARTLERMGVESPVLARLADAPLLGGAAKVGEIRAAV
- a CDS encoding GNAT family N-acetyltransferase, whose translation is MAVDVRTISDSEYPDWLRACHTGFLQPPSASDEEVRSRLPHTDLARTRGAFDGGRCVATFRSFAQEITVVGGASLPSDAVTHVTVTPTHRRRGLLSRMMAVDLAAAKERGEVLATLIAAEYPIYGRFGFGPATWATDWTVDVPRAGLDPRWARPECGGRIDLVDGADVRKLGPELHARFRKSQPGAVSRNERWWALQTGLDQVPGRPWTEPFYAVYRSPRGEIDGLLAYKADDHWGPAKQPLNTATVEDLIAVSPAAERALWHFLCSVDWVTTVNAGHRGPDDLLSSLLPDPRAARLTQHADFLWIRLLDVVRALEARTYEASGTLVLEVTDHDGLSAGRYRLDASPDGATCAPTSEAADVTLDAGELAALYLGEASAVRLAALGRISEETAGAVAVTEALFRTAVRPWCPDGF